One segment of Kogia breviceps isolate mKogBre1 chromosome 14, mKogBre1 haplotype 1, whole genome shotgun sequence DNA contains the following:
- the TRIM56 gene encoding E3 ubiquitin-protein ligase TRIM56, with protein sequence MVSQGSSPSLLEALSSDFLACKICLEQLRVPKTLPCLHTYCQDCLAQLAEGSRLRCPECREPVPVPPAGVAAFKTNFFVNGLLDLVKARAGGDLRAGKPACALCPLMGGASAGGPATARCLDCADDLCQACADGHRCTRQTHSHRVVDLVGYRAGWYDEEARERQAAQCPQHPGEPLRFLCQPCSQLLCRECRLDPHLDHPCLPLAEAVRSRRPRLEGLLAGMDSNLAELEATRLAEEEALACLREQAAKVGAQVEEAAEGVLRALLAQKQEVLGQLRAHVEAAEEAARERLGELESRAQVAREAAAFARRVLSLGREAEILSLEGAIAQRLQQLQRCPWMPGSAPCLLPQLELHPGLLDKTRHLLRLSFEEHQPQKDSGKDGAGSQGGDQTRPQSGDGAQAPKQDSAQTPREDGAQTLKAERAETPQGDGAQTPKEGRAQTPQEDGGAQSPRGGRSNKKRKFKGRLKSISREPSPAPGPNPEGSGLLPRPIFFCSFPTRMPGDRRSPRITGLCPFGSREILVADEQNRALKRFSLNGDYKGAVPVPEGCSPCSVAALQDAVAFSAGARLYLIRPNGEVQWRRALSLCQASHAVAAMPSGDRVAVSVSGHVEVYNMEGSLATRFIPGGKASRGLRALVFLTTSPQGNFVGSDWQQNSLVVCDGLGQVIGEYRGPGLHGCQPGSVSVDKKGYIFLTLREVNKVVILDPKGSLLGDFLTAYHGLEKPRVTTMVDGRYLVVSLSNGTIHVFRVRPPDS encoded by the coding sequence ATGGTTTCCCAGGGCTCCTCGCCCTCCCTGCTGGAGGCCCTGAGCAGCGACTTCCTAGCCTGTAAAATCTGCCTGGAGCAGCTGCGGGTGCCCAAAACGTTGCCCTGCCTGCATACCTACTGCCAGGACTGCCTGGCCCAGTTGGCCGAGGGCAGCCGCCTCCGATGCCCTGAGTGCCGCGAGCCCGTGCCTGTGCCGCCCGCGGGCGTGGCTGCCTTCAAGACCAACTTCTTTGTCAACGGGCTCCTGGATTTGGTGAAGGCCCGAGCCGGTGGAGACCTGCGCGCAGGGAAGCCGGCCTGTGCCCTGTGCCCGCTGATGGGGGGCGCCAGCGCTGGGGGGCCGGCCACAGCCCGGTGCCTGGACTGCGCCGACGACTTGTGCCAGGCCTGTGCCGACGGGCACCGCTGCACCCGGCAGACCCACAGCCACCGGGTGGTGGACCTGGTGGGCTACAGGGCAGGGTGGTACGACGAGGAGGCCCGGGAGCGCCAGGCGGCCCAGTGTCCCCAGCACCCGGGGGAGCCCCTGCGCTTCCTCTGCCAGCCCTGCTCCCAGCTGCTGTGCCGGGAGTGTCGCCTGGACCCCCACCTGGACCACCCCTGCCTGCCCCTGGCCGAGGCCGTGCGTTCCCGGAGGCCACGCCTTGAGGGGCTCCTGGCGGGCATGGACAGCAACCTGGCCGAGCTGGAGGCCACCCGGCTGGCGGAAGAGGAAGCCTTGGCCTGTCTGCGGGAGCAGGCAGCCAAGGTGGGCGCGCAGGTGGAAGAGGCGGCCGAGGGGGTCCTGCGGGCCCTCCTGGCCCAGAAGCAGGAGGTGCTGGGGCAGCTACGGGCCCACGTGGAGGCCGCTGAGGAGGCCGCTCGGGAGAGGCTGGGCGAGCTGGAGAGCCGGGCCCAGGTGGCCAGGGAGGCGGCCGCCTTTGCCCGCCGCGTGCTCAGCCTGGGTCGGGAGGCCGAGATACTCTCGCTGGAGGGGGCCATTGCCCAAAGGCTTCAGCAGCTGCAGCGTTGCCCCTGGATGCCTGGGTCAGCCCCCTGCCTGCTGCCGCAGCTGGAGCTCCACCCCGGACTCCTGGACAAGACGCGCCACCTGCTGAGGCTCTCCTTTGAGGAGCACCAGCCCCAGAAGGACAGCGGGAAAGACGGAGCCGGAAGCCAGGGAGGCGACCAAACCCGGCCCCAGAGCGGGGATGGGGCCCAGGCCCCAAAGCAGGACAGTGCGCAGACGCCCCGAGAAGACGGAGCCCAGACCCTAAAGGCGGAGAGAGCCGAGACGCCCCAAGGAGACGGAGCCCAGACCCCCAAAGAGGGCAGAGCCCAGACGCCCCAGGAAGATGGAGGCGCCCAGTCGCCAAGGGGCGGCAGATCCAACAAGAAGAGGAAGTTCAAAGGCAGGCTCAAGTCCATTTCTCGGGAGCCCAGCCCAGCACCTGGGCCAAACCCGGAGGGCTCGGGCCTCCTCCCCAGGCCCATCTTTTTCTGCAGCTTCCCCACGCGGATGCCGGGGGACAGGCGGTCTCCCCGGATCACCGGGCTCTGTCCCTTTGGCTCCCGGGAGATCCTGGTGGCAGATGAGCAGAACAGAGCCCTGAAGCGCTTCTCCCTCAATGGCGACTACAAGGGAGCGGTGCCTGTCCCCGAGGGCTGCTCCCCGTGCAGCGTGGCCGCCCTGCAGGACGCCGTGGCCTTCTCGGCCGGCGCTCGGCTCTATCTCATCCGCCCCAACGGTGAGGTGCAGTGGCGCCGGGCGCTGAGCCTCTGCCAGGCCAGCCACGCCGTGGCCGCCATGCCGAGCGGGGACCGGGTGGCCGTCAGCGTGTCGGGCCACGTGGAGGTGTACAACATGGAGGGCAGCCTGGCCACCCGGTTTATCCCCGGAGGCAAGGCCAGCCGGGGCCTGCGGGCCCTGGTGTTTCTGACCACCAGCCCCCAGGGCAATTTCGTGGGGTCAGATTGGCAGCAGAATAGCTTGGTGGTGTGTGACGGGCTGGGCCAGGTGATTGGCGAGTACCGGGGGCCGGGCCTGCACGGCTGCCAGCCGGGCTCCGTGTCCGTAGATAAGAAGGGCTACATCTTTCTGACCCTTCGAGAGGTCAACAAGGTGGTGATCCTCGATCCGAAGGGGTCGCTGCTCGGTGACTTCCTGACGGCCTATCACGGCCTGGAGAAGCCCCGGGTGACCACCATGGTGGACGGCAGGTACCTGGTCGTGTCCCTCAGTAATGGGACCATCCATGTCTTTCGGGTCCGCCCTCCTGACAGTTAA
- the SERPINE1 gene encoding plasminogen activator inhibitor 1, translating into MQMSPVFACLALGLALIFGEGSATYHYQAPAAHLATDFGVKVFQQVVQASKDLNVVFSPYGVASVMAMLQLTTGGETQRQIQEAMQFKIDEKGMAPALHQLYKELMGPWNKDEISTADAVFVQRDLKLVQGFMPHFFRLFRTTVKQVDFSEIERARFIVNDWVKRHTKGMISDLLGEGAVDQLTRLVLVNALYFNGRWKMPFLESSTHHRLFHKSDGSTVSVPMMAQTNKFNYTEFTTPDGHYYDILELPYHGNTLSMFIAAPYEKEVPLSALTSILDAQLISQWRGNMTRLTRLLVLPKFSLESEVDLRGPLENLGMTDMFRPDQADFSRLSDQELLYVSQALQKVKIEVNESGTVASSSTALILSARMAPEEIIMDRPFLFVVRHNPTGSVLFMGQVMEP; encoded by the exons ATGCAGATGTCTCCTGTCTTCGCCTGCCTTGCGCTGGGCCTGGCCCTCATCTTTGGTGAAGGGTCTGCCACCTACCATTACCAGGCTCCGGCGGCCCACCTCGCCACAGACTTTGGAGTGAAAGTGTTTCAGCAGGTGGTGCAGGCCTCCAAGGACCTCAACGTGGTTTTCTCACCCTATGGGGTAGCCTCAGTCATGGCCATGTTACAGCTGACCACGGGAGGAGAAACCCAGCGGCAGATCCAAGAGGCAATGCAATTCAAGATTGATG AGAAGGGCATGGCCCCTGCCCTCCATCAACTGTACAAGGAGCTCATGGGGCCATGGAATAAGGATGAGATCAGCACGGCTGATGCCGTCTTTGTGCAGCGGGATCTGAAGCTGGTCCAGGGTTTCATGCCCCACTTCTTCAGGCTGTTCCGGACCACAGTCAAGCAAGTGGACTTCTCAGAGATCGAGAGAGCCAGGTTCATCGTCAACGACTGGGTGAAAAGACACACGAAAG GCATGATCAGCGACTTACTTGGCGAAGGGGCTGTGGACCAGCTGACGCGCCTGGTGCTGGTAAACGCCCTCTACTTCAACGGCCGGTGGAAGATGCCTTTTCTAGAGTCGAGCACCCACCACCGCCTCTTCCACAAGTCCGATGGCAGCACCGTCTCCGTACCCATGATGGCTCAGACCAACAAGTTCAACTACA CTGAGTTCACCACCCCCGACGGCCATTACTACGACATCCTGGAGTTGCCCTACCATGGGAACACCCTCAGCATGTTCATCGCTGCCCCCTATGAAAAAGAGGTGCCTCTGTCTGCCCTCACCAGCATTCTGGATGCCCAGCTCATCAGCCAGTGGAGAGGGAACATGACCAGACTGACCCGCCTCCTGGTTCTGCCCAA GTTCTCCCTGGAGAGTGAAGTTGACCTCAGGGGGCCCCTGGAGAACTTGGGAATGACCGACATGTTTAGGCCAGACCAGGCGGACTTCTCAAGACTTTCAG ATCAAGAGCTTCTGTACGTGTCGCAGGCGCTGCAGAAAGTGAAGATTGAGGTGAATGAGAGCGGCACGGTAGCGTCCTCCTCCACAG CCCTTATACTCTCAGCCCGAATGGCCCCCGAGGAGATCATCATGGACAGACCCTTCCTCTTCGTGGTGAGACACAACCCCACAG GATCTGTCCTTTTCATGGGTCAAGTGATGGAACCCTGA